From a single Micromonospora carbonacea genomic region:
- a CDS encoding class I SAM-dependent methyltransferase, producing MADITGDQRVQSEVLEGLATAVNHRRWFVELAVPHLGDNPIEIGSGLGDYALEWSARLPRFTATEADPDRLVALKERLAEQPTIEVRQMLLPHSERGDYSAAVSYNVLEHIEDHVGALRSMRDLVRPGGNVIIIVPAFEFAMSPADIATGHVRRYTKKTLAAAMTDAGLTVEKIHYANALGLIGYFMATKVFRLMPKEGPMVKVYDTLVLPATKAAEQLVRPPFGQSVFAVARVPA from the coding sequence ATGGCAGATATCACTGGGGATCAGCGAGTCCAGTCCGAAGTCCTCGAAGGGCTCGCGACGGCGGTCAACCACCGCAGGTGGTTCGTCGAACTGGCCGTCCCGCACCTCGGTGACAACCCTATCGAGATCGGCAGCGGCCTGGGCGACTACGCCCTGGAGTGGTCGGCGCGCCTTCCCCGGTTCACGGCCACCGAGGCCGACCCGGACCGGCTGGTCGCCCTGAAGGAGCGACTCGCCGAGCAGCCGACCATCGAGGTGCGGCAGATGCTGCTGCCGCACTCCGAGCGCGGGGACTACAGCGCCGCCGTCTCGTACAACGTGCTGGAGCACATCGAGGACCACGTGGGCGCGCTGCGCAGCATGCGCGACCTGGTCCGGCCCGGCGGCAACGTGATCATCATCGTGCCGGCGTTCGAGTTCGCGATGAGCCCGGCGGACATCGCCACCGGCCACGTCCGGCGGTACACGAAGAAGACCCTGGCCGCCGCGATGACCGACGCCGGCCTGACCGTGGAGAAGATCCACTACGCGAACGCGCTCGGCCTGATCGGCTACTTCATGGCGACCAAGGTCTTCCGGCTGATGCCGAAGGAGGGCCCCATGGTCAAGGTCTACGACACCCTGGTCCTCCCGGCGACCAAGGCCGCCGAGCAGCTGGTCCGCCCCCCGTTCGGCCAGTCCGTCTTCGCCGTCGCCCGGGTCCCCGCCTGA
- a CDS encoding IucA/IucC family C-terminal-domain containing protein, translated as MFGTDDLPGLAPGLLVTDDRFGWAPASTLVDGSRLPELLAAAALRWGGTPHACAALAWKSYSYWAALPAVLGWAAARRVPLLDPADVLIHFEDHRPLVTLGLRRSTTVAVLPGDPLALAGLPEVRVVADEAALLAALRASLLDAHLVPLVAAIQAEVRIGARTLLGSVASGVAHGVLRAADALPGPAARHVETLLGALDLADLVELVPGPAGEPTVQRRTCCLAFTLPRPKVCQGCCLRAA; from the coding sequence ATGTTCGGCACCGACGACCTGCCCGGCCTCGCCCCGGGACTGCTCGTGACCGACGACCGGTTCGGCTGGGCCCCGGCCAGCACCCTCGTCGACGGCAGCCGGCTGCCCGAGCTGCTGGCCGCCGCCGCGCTGCGCTGGGGCGGCACCCCGCACGCCTGCGCCGCCCTGGCCTGGAAGTCGTACAGCTACTGGGCGGCCCTGCCGGCCGTCCTCGGCTGGGCGGCGGCCCGCCGGGTGCCGCTGCTCGACCCGGCCGACGTGTTGATCCACTTCGAGGACCACCGCCCGCTGGTCACCCTCGGGCTGCGCCGGTCGACCACCGTCGCGGTGCTCCCCGGCGACCCGCTGGCCCTGGCGGGGCTCCCCGAGGTCCGGGTCGTCGCCGACGAGGCCGCGCTGCTGGCCGCGCTCCGCGCCTCGCTCCTCGACGCCCACCTCGTCCCGCTGGTCGCCGCCATCCAGGCCGAGGTCCGCATCGGCGCCCGTACGCTGCTCGGCTCCGTCGCCTCCGGCGTCGCGCACGGCGTCCTGCGGGCGGCCGACGCGCTGCCCGGGCCCGCGGCCCGGCACGTGGAGACGCTGCTCGGCGCGCTCGACCTGGCGGACCTGGTCGAGCTGGTGCCCGGCCCGGCCGGCGAGCCGACGGTCCAGCGCCGCACCTGCTGCCTCGCGTTCACGCTGCCCCGGCCGAAGGTCTGCCAGGGCTGCTGCCTCCGCGCCGCCTGA
- a CDS encoding peptide deformylase, which translates to MTTSPIERAAESFAAELARHRTERGLSKKQLATLMGFDPSYVSHVEGRRHRPTEDFARRAEAVLEASGAIWQRFREYDELRHGRSATPARDHPAPGQWMPPGTGLIVEREQAVLTYTDDAYHCLIRRELYNAGTEPVTRYLVRVAVDRYPNDPGRSNRHHREHPLTFAELQLRAHRDDGSGQPEPMHWRAKHDRDAFKEIWLLFENDEGRFPLYPGDRVTIEYAYQVGREKWGPWFQRAVRLPTRHLAVRLDLPTALDPQVWGLETSLSAEEGPLRRPVVRQNRADRAIFDWATEDPPLNARYRLQWRFRSRPPDSDPGGPAGVARVRASDRMRGLGIVQRGADLLRQPSRQFDLPAEEGVAREVVERLGSALVRLDELHPFSKGVGIAAPQLGLAWAAAVVRPPDRAAEPVVLLNPRVVDSSPETDEQYEGCLSFFDHRGLVPRPLRIDVEHAQWDGARLITSFEFAMARLVAHEIDHLEGRLYVDRMTPGVPLVPVEEYRETGTPWRY; encoded by the coding sequence ATGACGACCTCTCCCATCGAGCGGGCCGCCGAGTCGTTCGCGGCCGAACTTGCCCGCCATCGGACCGAGCGGGGGCTGTCCAAGAAGCAGCTGGCCACCCTGATGGGCTTCGACCCGTCCTACGTCAGCCACGTCGAGGGGCGACGGCACCGGCCCACCGAGGACTTCGCCCGCCGGGCCGAGGCCGTCCTGGAGGCCAGCGGCGCGATCTGGCAGCGTTTCCGGGAGTACGACGAGCTGCGGCACGGCCGCTCCGCCACGCCCGCCCGGGACCACCCCGCCCCCGGGCAGTGGATGCCCCCCGGCACCGGGCTGATCGTCGAACGCGAACAGGCCGTCCTCACCTACACCGACGACGCCTACCACTGCCTCATCCGCCGGGAGCTCTACAACGCCGGCACCGAACCCGTCACCCGCTACCTCGTCCGAGTCGCCGTCGACCGCTACCCCAACGACCCGGGCCGGTCCAACCGGCACCACCGGGAGCATCCGCTCACCTTCGCCGAGCTGCAACTGCGGGCACACCGGGACGACGGCAGCGGGCAGCCCGAGCCGATGCACTGGCGGGCCAAGCACGACCGGGACGCGTTCAAGGAGATCTGGCTGCTGTTCGAGAACGACGAGGGCCGGTTCCCGCTCTACCCCGGCGACCGGGTCACCATCGAATACGCGTACCAGGTCGGCCGGGAGAAGTGGGGCCCCTGGTTCCAGCGCGCCGTACGCCTGCCCACCCGGCACCTGGCGGTGCGGCTGGACCTCCCCACCGCGCTGGACCCCCAGGTCTGGGGGCTGGAGACCTCGCTCTCGGCGGAGGAGGGCCCGCTGCGCCGCCCCGTCGTCCGCCAGAACCGCGCCGACCGGGCCATCTTCGACTGGGCGACGGAGGACCCGCCGCTCAACGCCCGGTACCGGTTGCAGTGGCGGTTCCGCAGCCGCCCGCCCGACTCCGACCCGGGCGGCCCGGCCGGCGTCGCCCGGGTGCGGGCCAGCGACCGGATGCGCGGGCTCGGCATTGTCCAGCGCGGCGCGGACCTGCTCCGCCAGCCCAGCCGCCAGTTCGACCTGCCCGCCGAGGAGGGGGTCGCCCGGGAGGTCGTCGAACGGCTCGGCTCGGCACTCGTCCGCCTCGACGAGCTGCACCCGTTCAGCAAGGGGGTCGGCATCGCCGCGCCGCAACTCGGCCTCGCCTGGGCCGCCGCCGTCGTACGCCCACCCGACCGGGCCGCCGAGCCCGTGGTGCTGCTCAACCCCCGGGTCGTCGACTCGTCCCCCGAGACCGACGAGCAGTACGAGGGCTGCCTCTCCTTCTTCGACCACCGGGGGCTGGTGCCCCGGCCGCTGCGCATCGACGTCGAGCACGCCCAGTGGGACGGCGCCCGCCTCATCACCTCGTTCGAGTTCGCCATGGCCCGGCTCGTGGCGCACGAGATCGACCACCTGGAAGGCCGCCTGTACGTCGACCGGATGACGCCCGGCGTGCCGCTGGTGCCCGTGGAGGAGTACCGCGAGACCGGCACCCCCTGGCGGTACTGA
- a CDS encoding globin domain-containing protein, whose protein sequence is MDHVARLLKESWTLVEEDRDRLSGHFYARLFLLDPALRPLFPVEMTGQGDRILDAIVTATQVVDDPESFDEYLRSLGRDHRKYHVDATHYETMGVALLDALRSTAGDGWNLEYDQAWRDAYGAISAKMLAGAAADDNPPFWHAEVLTHERHGQDTAVLTVRALQHPLRWRAGQYVSVEVPRHLPRVWRTYSVANAPNDDNVLEFHVRTPPGAGWVSGALVRRTRPGDLLRVAAPMGSMVLDRDSERDVLCVAGGVGLAPIKALVEELAGWNRTRWVHIFYGARHTADLYGLAGLRELVEAHPWLSVTPACSAEPDFDGERGDVSDVITRYGPWTTHDCYVSGSARMVRSTLRALAEDEVPPPNIRYDTFGDL, encoded by the coding sequence GTGGACCATGTCGCGCGGTTGCTGAAGGAGAGCTGGACCCTGGTCGAGGAGGACCGGGACCGGCTGAGCGGTCACTTCTACGCCCGGCTCTTCCTCCTCGACCCCGCGCTGCGTCCGCTCTTCCCGGTCGAGATGACCGGCCAGGGCGACCGCATCCTCGACGCGATCGTCACCGCGACCCAGGTGGTGGACGATCCGGAGAGCTTCGACGAGTATCTTCGCTCGCTCGGCCGGGACCACCGGAAGTACCACGTCGACGCGACGCACTACGAGACGATGGGCGTCGCGCTGCTCGACGCGCTGCGCAGCACCGCCGGTGACGGCTGGAACCTGGAGTACGACCAGGCGTGGCGGGACGCGTACGGGGCGATCTCGGCGAAGATGCTGGCCGGGGCGGCGGCGGACGACAATCCGCCGTTCTGGCACGCGGAGGTGCTGACCCACGAGCGGCACGGGCAGGACACCGCCGTGTTGACGGTGCGCGCCCTCCAGCACCCGTTGCGGTGGCGGGCCGGCCAGTACGTCAGCGTCGAGGTGCCCCGTCACCTGCCGAGGGTGTGGCGGACGTACTCGGTGGCGAACGCCCCGAACGACGACAACGTGCTGGAGTTCCACGTCCGTACGCCGCCGGGGGCGGGCTGGGTGTCCGGGGCGCTGGTGCGGCGGACGAGACCGGGCGACCTGCTGCGCGTGGCCGCGCCGATGGGCTCGATGGTGCTGGACCGCGACTCCGAGCGGGACGTGCTCTGTGTCGCCGGCGGGGTGGGGCTGGCCCCGATCAAGGCGCTGGTGGAGGAGTTGGCCGGCTGGAACCGGACCCGGTGGGTGCACATCTTCTACGGTGCCCGGCACACCGCCGACCTGTACGGGCTGGCCGGGCTCCGCGAGCTGGTGGAGGCCCACCCGTGGCTGTCGGTGACGCCGGCGTGCAGCGCGGAGCCGGACTTCGACGGTGAGCGGGGCGACGTCTCCGACGTGATCACCCGCTACGGCCCGTGGACGACCCACGACTGCTACGTCTCGGGCTCGGCGCGGATGGTCCGGTCGACACTGCGGGCCCTCGCGGAGGACGAGGTCCCGCCGCCGAACATCCGGTACGACACCTTCGGCGACCTGTAG